ttttcttgcaTGGGTGCATATATAATGGACCGAAAACCTTTAACCTCCCTATCTCCTCATTTTTATTAGCTCATTCTCCTTTGTTTATTGCTCTTGTAGGGTCAAGTTGCACCGAACTCGGAACCCAGCTCAGCCCCAAGAACACTCCTCCCCTTTCCTCTCAAAAAcaaaccctctctctctctcattctccAACAACATGGACAGCCCACAAAGAATATCCATTAAAGAACCTCAAGTAATCCTCTCTCCATGCAGCAGTGctagaaggaggaggagaacaAGCACTTGTTCAAACTCACCCGAATTCGAGTTCTGGATGGTCAGAAACCCATCTTTCCCTCAACCAAATCTTGTTTCTGCTGATGAGCTCTTTGTTGATGGTGTCCTCCTCCCtctccacctcctccaccaaCCCAACAACAACACTAACAACAGCCACCCTGACCCTGACCCTGACTCACCCGAACCCGAACCACCCAACGCTCAACCTGACCCTGGACCAGAAATTTCACCAGCAAGCATAACCATAGAGCCAACCTCAAGCTCAAAGAGATGGAAAGATATGATATTCAAGAAAGGTGACAAGAAAACTTCAACAGCAGCcaagaaacaagaagaaaaggataaggacagagacagagacaagaagagagagaaaaggagtcAGAGTGGAGCGAGTTCAGCTGAGttgaatatcatcaacatatggCCATTTTCACGCAGTAGATCCGCAGGGAACAGTGTGACCCGACCCAAGTTGTTTCCCGGGGCCCCTGGAACCCGGAAGGTTAGCAGTGCCCCTTGTTCAAGGAGTAATTCAGCAGGGGAATCCAAATCAAGAAAGTCTTGGCCAAGTAGTCCGAGTCGACCCGGTGTCCATGTGGGTCGGAGCAGCCCGGTTTGGCAGGCTCGACGTGGAGGTAGTTCCGGTATGAAGAGTAGTTTCCCCGAAGCCGTGGTTCGGAGTGGTGAAAAATTGAGCAGCAAAAAAGAAGTTACCGAGCCTGGCCGCGGTAAGAACATAGCAAGTGGCAATGGCAGCACTAGAGCAAAGGTTTTGAATATAAATGTTCCCGTGTGTATTGGTTA
The DNA window shown above is from Populus trichocarpa isolate Nisqually-1 chromosome 4, P.trichocarpa_v4.1, whole genome shotgun sequence and carries:
- the LOC18097304 gene encoding uncharacterized protein LOC18097304, producing MDSPQRISIKEPQVILSPCSSARRRRRTSTCSNSPEFEFWMVRNPSFPQPNLVSADELFVDGVLLPLHLLHQPNNNTNNSHPDPDPDSPEPEPPNAQPDPGPEISPASITIEPTSSSKRWKDMIFKKGDKKTSTAAKKQEEKDKDRDRDKKREKRSQSGASSAELNIINIWPFSRSRSAGNSVTRPKLFPGAPGTRKVSSAPCSRSNSAGESKSRKSWPSSPSRPGVHVGRSSPVWQARRGGSSGMKSSFPEAVVRSGEKLSSKKEVTEPGRGKNIASGNGSTRAKVLNINVPVCIGYRNHLSCRSDENSAIGARGSGGGKNVAGGSTDGSSATNSTINVGNGGNLFNFRSLFSKKVY